GCCGTCGAGGCCCTCGCGCAGGATGTCGGCGTGGCCGGCATGCCGGATGGTCTCGCCGAGGACATGGACCATGACGGCGAAAAGGTTCGTGTTGGGAGAGGGCTCCCGCCACCACGGCACGTGGCCGGGGGCGTCGAGGGGAAGCTCGCTGATCGTCGCGTCCGAGTGTTCCCACGTGCGCCGGTAGAAGCCGATGATCTGATCGCGGGTCTCGTCCGCGGCCGCCCACTGATCGCCGCCGTCGTGGTCCTGCCACCGGGGCAGCGGTTCCGGGGAGGGGCGGTCGAAGACCTCGCCGAAGTACCTGGCTTCGACGTTGGCCACGTGTTTGACCA
The Streptomyces sp. NBC_01723 genome window above contains:
- a CDS encoding DinB family protein translates to MIDEFAKDSLHGRLRRDREALLWKLDGLSEYDARRPLTATGTNLLGLVKHVANVEARYFGEVFDRPSPEPLPRWQDHDGGDQWAAADETRDQIIGFYRRTWEHSDATISELPLDAPGHVPWWREPSPNTNLFAVMVHVLGETIRHAGHADILREGLDGRTGVRAEHEQRIDEEARAAYRAKIEQAARSASSVKTY